The Kryptolebias marmoratus isolate JLee-2015 linkage group LG9, ASM164957v2, whole genome shotgun sequence nucleotide sequence CAATATGATTAACTACAGCAAGGTTTTCTGACTAAATCAATAATTTCGCCGCGTATTTTTGGGGATTCGTTAActattaaaaacctttttctaTGAAACGTCCAAACGCTAGGATGGTGATTGATGTCACCACAAAGccttcctgcagaaaaacaactctgCCTAAATGtggttttgaagaaaaaaaaaaaaaaaaaggagctgtgTTTCGCCCTGATCAGAAACTTGGGTTTGAAGAGAGAGCGCCCCGCCCTCCAGCTCCTTATAACCAGAAAGCCTGTTTGCAGAACgctcaaacaaaacaggaacactGGAGACCACGTCGCTGTACATGAAGTATTCCTGGAGGTGAACTCTGGCTACTGAAACCTGAAGGATTAAACTGGCTGTTTCGTCTTTTGACGGCAAACAAACGACCAGCAGAGACCATGGATTTTCTCAACCACAACTATCTGAACGCGCGCAATCCATACGACTACACTTTTAATTTCTGGAACGACTATCTCGGGCTGACGACATTGGTTACGAAGAATAACAAGCTCAGTGTGCCTCAGAATCCCAACTCCATCACCGAGTCACTCAAAGCGACTCTGGGTTTGGACGATTCCCCGGCGTGTTCGTGCGTAATCGCGGGCGGCGTTGGAGAGAGCGGACACCTGGACTGCTGCTGCCCGTCCGGGAGCCCCCCTCCGCCCTCCATCCTGGACTTGAAGGAGCGTTTCTCCATCCTGAGCCCGTTTCAGAGCCAGCTGCCCGAGCGGGAGGTGGGCTTTGGTGGAAGCTTTGCGGGATTCGATCTCTTTGGCATGGAGAGGAAGATGCGCAAACCCGCTTCCAGAAGCAAACAGGAGCCCAAAATCTGCGTCTTCTGCCGAAATAACGGAGCGCCCGAGGAGGTGTTCGGCTCCCACGTCCTGAAAACCCCGGACGGCAGGGTTGTGTGCCCGATTCTGAGGGCTTATACCTGCCCCCTGTGCAGTGCCAACGGGGACAATGCCCATACGATAAAATACTGTCCACTGTCAAAAGAGCAGCCATCCCAGCGGCCATTAAAGGGGGGGAGGGCTGTGGGCGGTAAGaggatgaaaatattttaaataaatgagacCATAAAGTAAACTGAATTGCACTGAACCATTTCCAGATGactgttttaattttggctTTAGCCTTCATTCCTGTTTCATAAacatactgtttgtttgttttgttttttcttctataagatttcttatatttttataGTTCTTTTATCCACATAGAATAACTGTATGCTTTAtacattggatttttttttgtcattatagTTTGTAGTCATTTGAGAGTGTGCATATAAAAACACATATGTTTGAATAATCAAAAGGTGTgaatagattttattaaaagtttttttggtCATATAGGGAAATACACTGACATTGTCAAAGGGGATGAATGTCCTAGCTTATTTCTGCCAAGTATTTTTGTACAGTGAGCTCAGCTCCCTGCAGATTTCTTCATGTCTTAGAAAACCAAAGTTATGTTTGCCATTAAAGAAGCTTGAGAATGTGTCATTAATGAATACTTGTGTACGTTTGACTGGAGGAGGGACCTTTGATCCCCTCTGCCTGCCTGAAACTCCACAACATATTTTCCAACTTGCTCCAAAAGTTGACATTTAATCTGAGCGGAAGAAACTAAAAAAGACAATACAGTCTCTGTTTTAGGCTTCTGTCCACTGGGGAATGAAATGATGCCAAACCTTTGTTTCGATTCCATGAAATGAGAAAGTTATTTGACCTCACAAGCAATCAAAAATGAGAAGAagctattttactttttatgtttacattccCAGAAGAGGGTGACACActggatttttttctctgttaggTCTGTCTTTCTTGATCatgttcctttgtttttttttgccctgaCTATTTGTTCCCCGGAGAGCCTCATCGGAGGAGGAGTGAGGCCTATTTACCTTGCACTCCTCGTGGGGGTGAAAAATAGCAAATGAATGTCAGTAAACGATAATTCTATTATTTCTTACCCGAAGAATccaaaaaaaagatgcaaaaatgttttgaatgtaTGATTGTAAGTGTCACTTGCAGGACTGCacatttctgacagttttgtttacCAAAGGAATACAACTGTGTGGAAGAAAGATGAAAGATTTGCTGTATtgtaaaaaagtgattttttttcagtattttaacaTTACAAGTGACTTCAGAGGGTGCTACCTCAACGGGATTTTGTACTTACATGTAAAATGTCAACAGCAGTTTATTGATATAGTGCTGCCATTTATAATAAGGGTTTTGATAGTATTTTTGATCTTTGtataacataattttattttcattttgtgcatTTAACATAATGGAAGTGAGTTTCCAGAAGCTATAAGCATTGTTCACCCAAAGGT carries:
- the nanos1 gene encoding nanos homolog 1, which gives rise to MDFLNHNYLNARNPYDYTFNFWNDYLGLTTLVTKNNKLSVPQNPNSITESLKATLGLDDSPACSCVIAGGVGESGHLDCCCPSGSPPPPSILDLKERFSILSPFQSQLPEREVGFGGSFAGFDLFGMERKMRKPASRSKQEPKICVFCRNNGAPEEVFGSHVLKTPDGRVVCPILRAYTCPLCSANGDNAHTIKYCPLSKEQPSQRPLKGGRAVGGKRMKIF